In Acipenser ruthenus chromosome 6, fAciRut3.2 maternal haplotype, whole genome shotgun sequence, the following proteins share a genomic window:
- the LOC117411534 gene encoding protein dpy-30 homolog isoform X1, with the protein MVELIPSYCAQLHSSRFQAVLPAPGGSLVDIEPCQCYARPGVHQRGVGDPFKMDGDMAEVSHHHSPHDYSRRDRQTDAGDHTDAEQSLEGHTPVADNPHAEYGLTENVQRILENEKTNTEKVSKQKVDLQSLPTRAYLDQTVVPILLQGLSVLAKERPPNPIEYLAAYLLKNKSQFEDRN; encoded by the exons ATGGTGGAGCTCATTCCCAGTTACTGTGCGCAGCTGCACAGTAGTAGGTTCCAGGCGGTGCTGCCAGCTCCCGGTGGATCACTGGTAGACATTGAGCCATGCCAGTGTTACGCTAGACCCGGTGTCCACCAGCGTGGTGTAGGGGACCCCTTCAAAATGGATGGGGACATGGCAGAAGTCTCCCACCATCATTCTCCCCACGACTACAGCAGACGGGATCGGCAGACCGATGCAGGAG atCATACTGATGCTGAACAAAGCCTGGAAGGGCATACACCA GTTGCAGATAACCCGCATGCAGAATACGGTCTTACAGAAAATGTACAG AGAATACTTGAAAATGAGAAGACCAATACAGAAAAGGTATCGAAACAGAAAGTGGATCTCCAGTCCCTTCCCACACGTGCATACCTGGACCAGACTGTTGTGCCTATTCTTCTACAAGGACTCTCTGTGTTGGCAAAAGAAAG acCTCCAAATCCCATCGAATATCTAGCGGCATATCTGCTGAAGAACAAGTCACAGTTTGAGGATCGAAATTAA
- the LOC117411534 gene encoding protein dpy-30 homolog isoform X2 has product MVELIPSYCAQLHSSRFQAVLPAPGGSLVDIEPCQCYARPGVHQRGVGDPFKMDGDMAEVSHHHSPHDYSRRDRQTDAGDHTDAEQSLEGHTPRILENEKTNTEKVSKQKVDLQSLPTRAYLDQTVVPILLQGLSVLAKERPPNPIEYLAAYLLKNKSQFEDRN; this is encoded by the exons ATGGTGGAGCTCATTCCCAGTTACTGTGCGCAGCTGCACAGTAGTAGGTTCCAGGCGGTGCTGCCAGCTCCCGGTGGATCACTGGTAGACATTGAGCCATGCCAGTGTTACGCTAGACCCGGTGTCCACCAGCGTGGTGTAGGGGACCCCTTCAAAATGGATGGGGACATGGCAGAAGTCTCCCACCATCATTCTCCCCACGACTACAGCAGACGGGATCGGCAGACCGATGCAGGAG atCATACTGATGCTGAACAAAGCCTGGAAGGGCATACACCA AGAATACTTGAAAATGAGAAGACCAATACAGAAAAGGTATCGAAACAGAAAGTGGATCTCCAGTCCCTTCCCACACGTGCATACCTGGACCAGACTGTTGTGCCTATTCTTCTACAAGGACTCTCTGTGTTGGCAAAAGAAAG acCTCCAAATCCCATCGAATATCTAGCGGCATATCTGCTGAAGAACAAGTCACAGTTTGAGGATCGAAATTAA
- the LOC117411534 gene encoding protein dpy-30 homolog isoform X3 gives MADDHTDAEQSLEGHTPVADNPHAEYGLTENVQRILENEKTNTEKVSKQKVDLQSLPTRAYLDQTVVPILLQGLSVLAKERPPNPIEYLAAYLLKNKSQFEDRN, from the exons ATGGCGGATG atCATACTGATGCTGAACAAAGCCTGGAAGGGCATACACCA GTTGCAGATAACCCGCATGCAGAATACGGTCTTACAGAAAATGTACAG AGAATACTTGAAAATGAGAAGACCAATACAGAAAAGGTATCGAAACAGAAAGTGGATCTCCAGTCCCTTCCCACACGTGCATACCTGGACCAGACTGTTGTGCCTATTCTTCTACAAGGACTCTCTGTGTTGGCAAAAGAAAG acCTCCAAATCCCATCGAATATCTAGCGGCATATCTGCTGAAGAACAAGTCACAGTTTGAGGATCGAAATTAA
- the LOC117411534 gene encoding protein dpy-30 homolog isoform X4, translating to MADDHTDAEQSLEGHTPRILENEKTNTEKVSKQKVDLQSLPTRAYLDQTVVPILLQGLSVLAKERPPNPIEYLAAYLLKNKSQFEDRN from the exons ATGGCGGATG atCATACTGATGCTGAACAAAGCCTGGAAGGGCATACACCA AGAATACTTGAAAATGAGAAGACCAATACAGAAAAGGTATCGAAACAGAAAGTGGATCTCCAGTCCCTTCCCACACGTGCATACCTGGACCAGACTGTTGTGCCTATTCTTCTACAAGGACTCTCTGTGTTGGCAAAAGAAAG acCTCCAAATCCCATCGAATATCTAGCGGCATATCTGCTGAAGAACAAGTCACAGTTTGAGGATCGAAATTAA